TACAACGGCTTTAACTGTTTGAAGTGGTAATCTACCACTCAAATACCATTCGCGTCTTGCTATTTCGGCACCTGCAAGCCTACCAGATACCATTACCTTCATGCCAACGGCACCTTTTCTAAAGGCATCAGACAAAGCGCGTTTCATAGCTCTTTTATAAGAAGCTCTCTTTTCTATTCTACTTGCAATGTTTTCTGCCACTAATTGTGCATCAGTCTCGGGCGTCTTAATTTCTTCTACATTGACAATAACACGCCTGTTTAAGGTCTTCTCGAGATCTTCTCTTAGTTTACCTATCTCTGCACCTTTCTTACCTATTATCACTCCTGGTCTTGCAGTCTTAATTGTGACCGTAACACTTTCATTATCGGGTCTTTCTATGAAAATCTCACTGATACCAGCCTGGTTGTAAACTGCTTTGACCGCCTTTCTAATTTGCTCGTCTTCCTTCAACCATGAGCCATAATTTTTCTCGTTGAACCATTTTGCTTGCCAATTAGCACTAACACCAAGTCTAAACCCTCTGGGATGTACTTTCTGACCCACCGTATCACCTCTCTAAGCTTTCGTTTCCTTAGTTTTTACTGCCACAGTAATATGGCACATACGTCTTTGAATTATATCAGCTCTTCCTCGACCACGTGGCCATACTCTTTTCAATCTTGGTCCATCATCGACAACGCAATGAGAGACATATAACATATCACTACTGAGTTTAGCATTATTCTCTGCGTTGGCTACCGCAGACTTCAAGACTTTCTCTACAAGTCTCGCCGCTTTTGTCGGAGACATTTCAAGTACCTGGAAGGCTTCGGAAACATCTTTACCACGAATCGCATTTATCACTGCCCTTACTTTTCTTGGTGATGATCTCAGATAGCGACCAACAGCTCTTATTTCATTAGAAGATTTATTTTCTCCATTGTTTTGTCTATATTGGACAGATCTCTTAGGCCTTCTTGTACTGTTCTCTGTGCTCATCACTGTTCCCTCCTCATTTCACCTGACCTTTGGTAGCAGCCTTTTTTTCTGCATGGCCACCAAACCTCCTGGTTGGTGCAAATTCACCAAGTCTATGCCCCACCATGTTCTCAGTTATATAAACTGGTACATGTTTCAAACCATTGTGAACTGCTATTGTGTGTCCAACCATCTCAGGTACGATTGTTGAAGATCTGCTCCAAGTTTTTATAATTTTTTTCTCGCCACTTTCGTTGAGCATTCTGATCTTTTTTAGAAGCTTGATGTCAACATAAGGTCCTTTCTTTTGAGAACGTGCCATTCATCACACCTCCTCATCCCTGGTTGCGTCTTCTTACAATGAATCTGTCGGAAGGTCTTCGACCACGTCTTGTTTTGTATCCCTTGGTTGGCATTCCCCAAGGTGTGACAGGATGTTGTCCCTTTCCTCTTCCTTCACCACCACCCATTGGATGATCAACTGGGTTCATCACCATTGCACGAACATGAGGTCTTCTACCAAGCCAGCGCGTTCTACCAGCTTTACCTGAAATTTCATTTTTGTGATCCTCATTGCCAACGATACCAATTGTTGCATAGCATTTTATGTGTATTTTCCTCAATTCACCGGAAGGCATCTTTAAAAGTGCATAATTTCCTTCTTTTGCCATTAATTGACAGGAGACACCTGCTGATCTTGCTATTTTACCACCGGAACCAGGTCTTACTTCGATATTGTGAATCATTGTACCGAGTGGTATGTTTTCAAGTGGCAATGAATTACCAACTCTTATTTCAGCATCAGGTCCATTCATTAAAATGTCTCCAACCTTCAAACCATTAGGTGCCAGAATGTATCGCTTTTCTCCATCGGCATAGAAAAGCAATGCAATCCTTGCCGATCTGTTGGGATCGTATTCAATCGACATGACTTTAGCGGGTATCCCGATCTTATCACGTTTAAAATCTATAAGTCGGTATCTTCTCTTGTGTCCGCCACCTCTAAATCTGACAGTAGTCCTTCCATAGTGGTTTCGACCACCGGTTTTTTTCAGAGGCGCGAGCAGCGATTTTTCTGGCTCTTTTTTTGTTATCTCAGAAAAATCAGGCGTCAACATAAAACGAATAGCTGGTGATGTCGGTTTATGCTTCTTCAAGCCCATGATCTTTCACCTCTTTCACTGCTGGCCTTCGAGTTCCTTGATCGTGTAACCTTCCTTTAAAGTAACAACGGCTTTCTTCCAGCCTCTTGTCGTACCCTCAAACCTACCTCTTCTCTTGGGTTTGGGTTTGACAACAGATATGTTGACTTTTTCAACTTTTACCTTGAATAATGCCTCAACTGCATTCTTAACAAGAGTTCTGTTTGCTAAAGGATTGACCTCGAAGGCATATTTTCTATTTTCTTTCGCAAGTGTTGTTTTTTCTGTTAAGAGCGGTCTTGTCAATACATCATAAATTGTGAGTTTTTGCTGGTTCATCCCAGCACCTCCTCAATTTTCGCAACGGTGTCTCGAGTCAAAATTATTTTTTCGTGATCAATTATGTCATAGACATTCAATCCATCTATTCTTACAACATTCTCATCTTCACGTGTTGCTCCTGGATTGTCAGCAATAATCGCCTTCAAACCTGGTATATTGCGGCAAGATAATCGTACATACTCATATTCAGGTTTCTTCCAAGGCAGTACGAACAACACCTTTTTGTCTTTAAGCTGTAGATTTTCAATGAGTTGTCTCATGTTTTTTGCTTTGGGTTCGTCGAATTTTATATCATCCAGTACCATCAAATTCCCTTCTCTGAATCTCTGCGATAAAGCCGACCTGAGTGCGAGTTTTCGCATTTTTTTTGGTAAGCGTTTTGCCCAGCTCTTAGGTTGTGGACCATGTGCAACGCCACCATGCCTCCAGATGGGCGATCTTATCGAGCCGTGTCTTGCACGTCCTGTATGCTTCTGCGGCCAGGGTTTTCTCCCACCGCCACTTACTTCTGCTCGAGTCTTAGTTGAAGCAGTACCCGACCTTCTCAATGAAAGTTGATAATCAACATATCTCCACATGACATCGAGGTTAGGTTCAATGTTGAAAACATCATCTTTTAATTCCTGCGTTCCGATTTTCTGACCCTTCATATTGTAAAGATCTACAAGAGCCATCCTTTATTCCTCCTTGTGGTTCATTTTCGGGTTTTCCTGGGGCTCCTAATGAGTACCAGGCTCCCCCTTGCTCCTGGGACTGAACCTTTGAGTACTATCAAATTATTCTCCACATCGAGTTTAATGACTTCAAGGTTGTGTATAGTAACACGCTCATTACCATATCTTCCTGGCATTTTTTTACCTTTGAAGATCTTTGCAGGTTCTGTATGCTGACCCAAAGAACCAAGTTCCCTATGGAACTTTGCACCGTGTGCACGTGGGCCACCAGAGAATCCCCAACGCTTCATTGCACCAGAGAATCCTCTACCTTTTGTCCAACCTATTACATCTACTTTTTCACCAATTTGAAATTGGTCCACTTTTATCTGTTGGCCAATTTCATACGCTGCCAATTCTTTTTCATCTTCAATTCTCATTTCTCTTAAAAACCTGAGAGGCTTAACTTGCGCTTTTTTAAAGTGTCCTTCTAATGGTTTATTCAACTTTTTAGCACCGTCAAAACCAAGTTGAACGGCACAATAGCCATCAACTTGTGGTGTCTTTTTTTGAGTCACATAACATGGACCAGCCTGAATAACCGTGACAGGTACGACCACGTCTTCTTTAAATAATCGGGTCATCCCTATCTTTTTTCCAAGTAACATCTTCATCATAATACACCTCCGACGATTAGAGTTTGATCTCCACGTCGACCCCTGCTGGGAGGTTTATCTTCATCAAGGCGTCGATTGTTTTCGGAGATGGTTCAATTATATCAATCAATCTTTTGTGAACTCTTTTTTCAAACTGTTCTCTGGAGTCTTTGTGCTTATGAGGTGATCTCAGCACCACATACAAAGATCTCTCCGTTGGCAGCGGTATCGGGCCTGAGATTTTCGCATTCGTAGATTTTGCGACCTCAACTATCTTCTTAGCCGATTCGTCCAAAACTTCGTGGTCATAAGCTTTAAGTTTTATTCTGATTTTCTGTCCAGGCATAAATTTCGTTCCCTCCTTCTTAGCAAAAAACGGAAGGGGAGCCATGCTCCCCGATTAACGTTATTCTACGATTTCAGCTACCACACCTGCTCCGACTGTCTTTCCACCTTCTCTTATAGCAAAGCGCATACCTTTTTCAATTGCGATCGGGTATATGAGTTTTATTGTGAGTATGGCATTGTCTCCCGGCATAACCATTTCTGCGTTGTTACCGAGCTCAATAATCTCACCAGTGACGTCAGCGGTTCGAATGAAGAATTGTGGTCGATAACCCTTCATGAATGGTGTATGCCTTCCACCTTCTTCTTTCTTTAGAACATAAACGTTGGCCTTGAATGTGGTATGAGGTGTAATAGAACCTGGAGCCGCGAGAACCTGACCGCGTTCTATTTCATCTTTATCAATACCTCTCAAAAGACAACCAACGTTGTCACCAGCTATACCTTCATCCAGTTCTTTTCTGAACATCTCAACGCTCGTAACAACTGTCTTCTTGATCT
The DNA window shown above is from Thermotoga profunda AZM34c06 and carries:
- the rplV gene encoding 50S ribosomal protein L22, with the translated sequence MSTENSTRRPKRSVQYRQNNGENKSSNEIRAVGRYLRSSPRKVRAVINAIRGKDVSEAFQVLEMSPTKAARLVEKVLKSAVANAENNAKLSSDMLYVSHCVVDDGPRLKRVWPRGRGRADIIQRRMCHITVAVKTKETKA
- the rplD gene encoding 50S ribosomal protein L4; translation: MALVDLYNMKGQKIGTQELKDDVFNIEPNLDVMWRYVDYQLSLRRSGTASTKTRAEVSGGGRKPWPQKHTGRARHGSIRSPIWRHGGVAHGPQPKSWAKRLPKKMRKLALRSALSQRFREGNLMVLDDIKFDEPKAKNMRQLIENLQLKDKKVLFVLPWKKPEYEYVRLSCRNIPGLKAIIADNPGATREDENVVRIDGLNVYDIIDHEKIILTRDTVAKIEEVLG
- the rplW gene encoding 50S ribosomal protein L23, with the translated sequence MNQQKLTIYDVLTRPLLTEKTTLAKENRKYAFEVNPLANRTLVKNAVEALFKVKVEKVNISVVKPKPKRRGRFEGTTRGWKKAVVTLKEGYTIKELEGQQ
- the rpsJ gene encoding 30S ribosomal protein S10, translating into MPGQKIRIKLKAYDHEVLDESAKKIVEVAKSTNAKISGPIPLPTERSLYVVLRSPHKHKDSREQFEKRVHKRLIDIIEPSPKTIDALMKINLPAGVDVEIKL
- the rpsC gene encoding 30S ribosomal protein S3, whose translation is MGQKVHPRGFRLGVSANWQAKWFNEKNYGSWLKEDEQIRKAVKAVYNQAGISEIFIERPDNESVTVTIKTARPGVIIGKKGAEIGKLREDLEKTLNRRVIVNVEEIKTPETDAQLVAENIASRIEKRASYKRAMKRALSDAFRKGAVGMKVMVSGRLAGAEIARREWYLSGRLPLQTVKAVVDYGTATAMTKYGTIGIKVWIYKGDAQI
- the rplC gene encoding 50S ribosomal protein L3, with translation MKMLLGKKIGMTRLFKEDVVVPVTVIQAGPCYVTQKKTPQVDGYCAVQLGFDGAKKLNKPLEGHFKKAQVKPLRFLREMRIEDEKELAAYEIGQQIKVDQFQIGEKVDVIGWTKGRGFSGAMKRWGFSGGPRAHGAKFHRELGSLGQHTEPAKIFKGKKMPGRYGNERVTIHNLEVIKLDVENNLIVLKGSVPGARGSLVLIRSPRKTRK
- the rpsS gene encoding 30S ribosomal protein S19; the encoded protein is MARSQKKGPYVDIKLLKKIRMLNESGEKKIIKTWSRSSTIVPEMVGHTIAVHNGLKHVPVYITENMVGHRLGEFAPTRRFGGHAEKKAATKGQVK
- the rplB gene encoding 50S ribosomal protein L2 translates to MGLKKHKPTSPAIRFMLTPDFSEITKKEPEKSLLAPLKKTGGRNHYGRTTVRFRGGGHKRRYRLIDFKRDKIGIPAKVMSIEYDPNRSARIALLFYADGEKRYILAPNGLKVGDILMNGPDAEIRVGNSLPLENIPLGTMIHNIEVRPGSGGKIARSAGVSCQLMAKEGNYALLKMPSGELRKIHIKCYATIGIVGNEDHKNEISGKAGRTRWLGRRPHVRAMVMNPVDHPMGGGEGRGKGQHPVTPWGMPTKGYKTRRGRRPSDRFIVRRRNQG